agtttgtttggtcgtacgtgcgagcaggaaggcaggtaattcagtttagcaaatagtgtcaattttgcctttgaaggcttgcacgcgcttactattaaatcaaatcccaaaaattatttcttctgaTTTTAAATTATATTAGCTTTATGATGacatatacttttctatggttataacataagagacgcgcatgcgaatgattcttcggaagacactcCTGAAGGTCTACTGTAACCTTGAAACACCAGAAGTTTACCTTTTAGTGCCCTTTGGGGTTCTGTACCTGTTCCTGGCTAGCAGATCCTTGCTATCCACAACTATAATATTTCTCTTCGACGCTTTCTTCTTGTTTGCTTTAGTCTCTTTTTCAACGCTGTTGATGCTCGTTCGAGTGGTCAAGGCTGAACAACTCTTCTGCCGCCTTATCAATGTTGAACTGACAGTTTTCATAGACCTCTTGCTGATTGTTCGGAGATACAAATTTATCTAACTCATTGCCCCGATTTGTCGATCCATTAAAGTTACTTTGTGTGAATCAACGATCTTGTCAATGGCTTTGCCCAACGCCGCGTTTTTAGCACCATGGATCCACGAAGTGCCTATTATCAGCTTTCACTGAAGGGAGAGGATAACCCATACTCAGCCTTTGAAGCCAGGAACAATCTCTGTCAATTTAAACATCTCCCCTTTGGTGTTACCAACGGCGTAGCCTGTTTTCAACGGGAAATGACGAAGTTTGTTGAACAGAGGACCCTTTAGGTATTGTTTCCTTACCTCAACAACATCACTAACTGTGGAAGAAACCAAGGAGAGCATGATGCAAAGCTGAACATTTTCCTCGCAGCAGCTAAGAGAAAGATCAATATTGCTACAATGATGCCAAGAGCGTCTTCTCAACCTGTCGCTTCGCTTTCCTCGGATAGGTGATTAAGGAAGGATTCATTCGTCCAGATCCGAAGCGACTACGTCCTCCACGTGATTCAAAATCAATCAGCAGGTGGCTGGGGTTCTTTTCTTACTACTCACAATGGATCCAGGAGTTTCCCGTTCGAACCAAGCCACTCACTGGCTGCAAGCCTTTCGCACTGCCATCTGAAGCTGTTTGGACGTTTGAAGATCTCGGGAAGATGGTTGAAAAGTCTTTTGTAACTGCCATTGATGAGATTATACCTTTCGAAGTCGAAACTGATGCATCGGAAGTAACATTAGTGGCTAATGTTAGTAAACCTGTCGCTTTCTTTTCATCCTCACTACAGGGTAGCTTACTCAATCACGCAGCCATAGAAAGGGTAGCAAAGGCTATCATTGCAGCAGCATCACTGGAAACATTTTCTGACGGAGCGACATTTCACCTTAAAAACAGACTAGACGATTGTGTCATACATGTTCAACCAACGCCACAAAGCGAAAATAAAGAATGACAAAATAATAGATCTtaatcataaatggctgccaattcataatttttttgtccttgtgcaaattagcctacaaAGCCTCATTATCATgtactaaattgaaaagaattctcgttctaatgtgaggcttggtagactaatttgcacaaggacaaaagaataatgaattgcctgctatttatgaataaggtctataagATGGAGACTTGAGCTGTCATTGCTATAGTTTTGATATAGTGTATCGCCCTGGGAAGGAAAACATACTAACGGATATAATTTCCAGAgcgaattttttttcctggcgAGGGAGTTCAACAGAAACCATGTGGGGCTTATTACCATGAGCTTTTGTCGCAacttatgcaccagtcatttgaaacccccgcacccccccccccttattcgggcttgagcggggcattcactttttataCAAGTGAAAGTACACGGTTCCCGGggacaaaagtgagtggtgcattcccccGCCTCTACTTTTCAACCATTgtactccctttgtaaaacaATCAGCGTAACCCACTGATTAAAAAACACTGTTGGTAGCGATGAAATAAGCAGTATGATCTTTGAGCGGCCAGCAAATAACCcggtattttatttatttactttcgATTCATTCATTGTAATTATCTATTGTTAGTAgcatttttattgtaattatttattgtaaatattagTTTTCTTGGATTGTAAAACGCCTTTGATCATTCTATAATGTTAAAGGGCGCtatataagtaaataaataaattgttattattattattattattgttaaattattaaaatagCTGAAATGGTGCACTGCAGTCATATGGGTCTGAACCCTTCTTGTACTCATTGAGGTCACATGTTGAGGAAGCCCATTAACTAATTTGTTTCCACCGTTAAAGAAGCTAAAGACCACGAAGATCTGAGGGCCAAATCCAATAGATTAACTTTAAGAAAAGAGAAGCGTCAGGGACAACAACTCAACTTTGTCTTGACTCTCTTGGAGGCCTCGGGCAATCGTTTGTTTGACTAAGAACATACAATTTCCAGAAATGTGCCGAAGATTTTTAAGACAAAAATATGCCGAATTGATGCTCACCATCCGTCCCAAGATGCCCTGAGTACACACCGGAGGCGCGAGGCTAATGATGCGTTCGCTTTCTGCAACGAAGAGAGGTGGACAAGACTTAATTGATACGGAAGGAGTTTTTTGGGTTTCTACATGCCGAAAGTACAAGAGGATAAACCCTAGCCGAGAAGCTTCAAGGGACTATGCAAAAAAGACTATGGCTTAGATATAGACCGCGTGCGCGCACAAGGGTATCCTTGCAGAGGATGGCGACGCTAAGGCCAGAGTGCCTGCACACATGGCCCATCCGACAGTTTGCCGTAATTATCGCACTGTGTGAGACAGATTAAATCCTGTCGCACACTATCACCTTATCAAAGAAGCTCCAAGGTCACTCGCTTGACCTCGACGAGGCAGCAAATGGACCAAGCTTAGTGATAATCATTTTACGGATTGAAAGAAATGAGCCAATAGTTCGGGACGAGTTGTTCAATCGCGCGAACAAGAGGGCATCTGGATGTGTGATTAAGCCAAGCATGCCATGGAGGTGTACAACACAACTTCATCCAAACAGCGTACCAGCAGCAACACCGAAAGCGGTAGTTTTGACACAACCAAAGTCCCTAGCTTATACACAAAGATCTTTGCCCAAATGTCAATACGAGTGTGCTCACCATACTTCATATTATGCTAGTTTCCACCCCAACACCCATGAGGTCATTTAGCACCACGAGAAGAGTAAAAACATATTTGCGGTCTACTATGTCAACAGTTTGTCTTTCTTCCATGGTTCTCATACACGCCTACAAGGTTTCCCCCattaaacttgaacttgaagttgTTACCTGGGATTCCGagtcaaagaaaacagaaaaatagcGTTCGAGTGATAGTCAGTCACAGAGGCTCTCTATCATAAAACGTTTCTTAACTGCACTTACTAGAGTACAGATAACGCCTAAAACGaatacaaatatcacgcggtattagTACTTCAGAAGACGAGTTAGACAGGTTTTCTCTCAACGCACAAGCGACGAATTCGATTGAAgttacgaaaaaaatttttgtttgtcaaaacgaatttcttttctacgtttttttcttgacagaaatcttaaagtgaaaattGAACAACTGATATGTAACTTGGTTATCGACAGACTATTTTATCCCGTTTTGAAAAGTGAAAtcaattgcgccagtgatggctcggtcgaaaccacaaaaaccagtttgccttgttttcCGCTGTTGACCAATTAGtaagctggatttcccgcgccaattccgtccCACTTGGCATACTCCTTTCATGCATTCCCCGTAAATTTCGCCAGCACGGACCTACGGGCTcatcaaaatacggcacaactaaAAATACTCatcgatactacacaacaaaacgtcaaATAAGAATTATTTGATACACGTGTCTTGGATATAATAGGCGTCTTTAAACTATACTGATGGCGATATTGATAAATAGAGAGCCTGTATAAAGTATACGTTGGGCGTCTATAAAAGAACATTCGCCTTCTAACAAGTCTTACGATTTTACCATATCGAgctcaagagaaaaaaaaggtatatATTTTGCTTCGCCTCTGATAATCATTACATTGATTCAATATTTATATAGACTTGACTGATTCAAATTTCAACAGATCCATGCGACCAATTTTCGAGTTGACGATGTCGgttatgagaaaaaaacaaaacggtAAGCGGTGACTTTTATCGTCCCTACTTGGtaaaattttatttgaaatcagGGCCCGCAATTTGGCTTCCACTTAGGTCTCTCTTCTCTCCAATGGGAGAGAAAGTGTCAATTTCAAGCTTTGGCAAGGCTGCTTTCATGAGACTTGTTCCACACAAAGCAAAAATTCCACTATTTAGTGTTTCATCCTCGATATTTGTACTATTTATCCATGCCTTCGTTACAAACAATTGTAACTGGTCTCCCTAAATACCTAATTAAGCGTCTTCAATCAGTGTAAAATGCAATGGTTCAAAGAAACATGATCACCACACGCTAATTCTACGTGAGCTCCACTGGCAGCCTGTTGAGAAGCGTATAACCTACAAAATTTTGCTCATGACATTCAAGTGTTTAACAATTTGGCACCATTTTATCTATCCGACCTCATCACTCAGAACAAACTTACGCGAACACTGCGTCCTGCTTTTATGACTTTACTAGTAATTCCTCGTGCGAACACTATACGTCATATGGCGAAAGAGCACCTTCTACGACAGCACTTAGACTCTGGAATGGTTTACCACTAGATATAACATCAGTTAATAGTTTAGAGCTTTTTAAGAAAGActcaaaacatttctttttaacttcataataataattacttaacaatttttaatttttatatgtAACAACTATCGTAAACAGAGCCTTTGGGCTAAATGGATTTAGGCGTTATATAaatttattagtattattataattatctcaAGCGTTGAAACCTCTTAAATTTGCATTGAAATTCTCCCTATCAACTTCCTCGTGCACGCTCTAGAATGCCATTATACTCATTAATTTAAATCAAGAGGTCTGTCTCTCGCTATTTGTCCTACCAAAACTCATGTCGAGAACGAGTTAATATttattgatatttacccaggaagctccgcTCACTCGGAAGTGGTTTttagggaggtcctgcatctgatcgaattggaataaactatgagtcaattttgaggagggaagaaaccggagtgcccggagtaaaccctcgaagtcaggttgagatcgactgaaaactcaatccacatacaacatttgtagtagagaaGGAAgacgtgattgatgtccactacgccagcctgacaaGCAAACATTATGCGCCTTATCACGTTGGGCACGAATTGTTGTAGTGTTTTCATTATTTATGCTCTAGTGTATATTAGTGAAAAAGCTAACGTGACGAAGACGATACACCTCATCCGAGCCTCGCATAGCTTCGCACGTTAGCGTCTCGTAATTCTATTCCTCACTGACTCGACACTCAAGGACGTCTCCCTCCCTCACTGCGCTACTAATACAGGCAGCATACGGAGAATGAGATATTGCGCTCATTCATGCATAAAAAAAGTCACCCATACATGAAATTAGCCACGGACCCAGTTATACTGAATAAGTCACCAAACGTTTCATACTACTCTCAGGTAAAAGGCATTTTACATGATTGCTTCGGATCGTCAAATCGTTCGCTTAAAATTTGCAAGACATATTTACTTGTCCAGACAGCAAGAGGCACAGTATATACTAACGCGACTAAAAGGTGTCTCTTCCATCTTTTCCGCCAGACAGCCATAGCAGCCATGTTCTGATAGCGAGTCACGATGGCCAGAGATACGCTGGAGAAAAACCACTCAATCATCATTGCAATTGACGTTCTCAAAGCAAATCTAACAAACAGATGCAAAGGGAAATCACCTTCTATGTAAACCCATTGATATAAGAACCAAGCACTATTAACAGATACAATGGCAGCTGCTTCATACAACATGCTGATAATGACGACATCAGCCATGAGTCTCTCACGGCGTGGAGTTCGAAAATGTCCCCAAGGAGCTGATGATCGTTTCCAAATCATGTGACAAATATGATCAATAAATACTATTGTACTTCTTTCAATGACCTCTACGCTGCCGTGAATTATTCCAATAGTAGCTATGGATTTGAAACTGTCAAGATCGGCTTGCAAAACCCGGAAAATCACGGCTGAACCAAAGTACGAAGGTACCAGTAAGACATATGAATATCCCGGATGTGTAATATTCCACAACCTCTGAACACAAATCCGGGAGATTCCCTTAAAGATAACTCCACTTAGAGGAGCAAAAAGTGCAATAAGGAGCTTCCCTTCATCTTTTGCGTTGTTACACCAAGGATAAATGAAAGCTGTTATGAGAATACCGAGGAGCAAAGTAAAAAAGCTCGGcaatatcattttcaaaaataaatacacCCGACGCCCTTTTGAAGGCGCTCGAAAGTGATTTACAATGAAATACACTTGAAAGAATACATGGATTAAGAAAATAGCGTTGAGTGGGAGTGTCTGTACAGTTGTTAACTTGGAGTGAGATATCTGTAAGACTTGAAGGGCTAGACGATAAAGCGcatctaaacaaaacagaagGAAGGCAACCAAAGCGATGTGTCTTTTTATCCCACTTAACTGGTATGGGCGAAAAAGAAACAGCATTCCCACTGGGAACCAGGAGTACAGGAAAACACAAGCTATCACCTCAGAAATTGTTCTGATCCATTGTATTTTCAAGGGAATGGCCTCTATTTGATGATATTCGCATTTGTACTCGGTTTGATAACCAACATAAGTAAGCAAACTGTACAATGCGCCTGTAATTGTAGCAGCAAGGATTGAAATCAAGGCTCCAATGTATAGTGACTTACAAACTGTGCAAAGTGCAGATGGTCGGAGTCGTTTCCAAGCCATTGCTCCATCTACTTCAACAAGTGGCTGACTTCCATGTACTTCTTCGTTTTCATCTAATAAACATGCATCGTTAACTCATATCCTAAAACCACTTGCAGGTAAATAGTCTAGTGTTGTTTCTTGTCTGTCGCTGTATTCTTGATAAATGATTTCATCCACAGGTAAGAAATTCCATTCACGACCAGTGCATTCAAAAGGATTGCAACCAAATAACTCAGCTGTGAATTCAGGTTCGTCTGGGTTATAATGCTCTACCACACCACGGGTAAAGCTAAACACTATGTGACTAAACATTTCTAAAAGTGTACTGCTATTCATCGTTCCAACTAAAGATTGGAAAATCCCTGACtaattttcaaaagtatttaGTCTGGGTATCATGAGCGCTGCGCTTGATGTATTCTATCGTCCTGAAGCATTGACTGAATATATCAAATTCTAGTGCAAGAATTAAAGCCGAAAGCTTTCTTTCCGTTACTCCGGGTTTGGCACTTACGCAATGATCAGACGCTCCTAGTTTCATAAGTAGCGTACCTTCTTTATATGTCTGTTTGCGTGAATAAATTACATGATTTGGCACGATCGAAACATTTGTTCGCTCTGAAACAACAAGGAACCGCTTGCTCCATAAGCTATTTAATTTCGACTCGAGCTAAAGCACATTTTCTAGTATAATCTATCTATAGGGAGCCAGGCGCACTGCTTTCAAGTTGGTCTTTTGCGTCAAAATCTTGGCGGATactgtacaaacaaaaaagctttcagaggttcCGTATTGAAATTCCCATAAGAGCCCGTCTTTTCAGTGCAGGAAACTTTACAAGCATCACCTGATTTGATCAATTTCACGAGTAGCTTTTTTGAAACCTTTTTAAAAGGTCGGATTTTTAAGTTTCCGGTGCTTTTTTGGGATAATTATCATATTTTGGCAAGATTCCCTGATTAATGTGCGGGGTTAATTAAAAAGCGAACTTGCGAAACTTCTGGGCGTGCTCTAAGTTAATTATTCTTCCGTATGcctgttttcttttccttttcaccTTTCCATTCTTTCATTGAATTGACTTTATACTAATGCTCTTCATTTGCAATCGTGCTTCTTTGTTTaacgaaaaaataaataaataatcacAAATGTAGTGTCAGTTGGCGGTTACAACGAGAAAACAAGTTTTAATTTGGCAGATATAATGATCAGGTTTTGGTAGCCGCACTTGAGGCGCATAGCGGgttgttgagcatttcatttTGAGAATATTCATCAGTGTTTGTGACACCATAAAATGCCAGTGTGAGCGACCTCTTTTATTGCAGTCAACAACATTAAGGAATTGTAATCCGTCTAATACTACCACAGCTTTCTGCATTTAACACAACGATCTAAAATTTTCAACCATAACACTTTATCTATTCCaagcgagccgctaggggggtctgggggcatgctcgcTCAGAAAATTTCGAaagctagaggcttggaaacactatttccagcgttctccaagagcgatatttgatttatgcatatcgcgaattatttacttcgcacactgtctcagcaaaccaatgtacattgagagtataacacttgcaaggtcaattactaaatagaaaaccgactatctctgtatcttgaaaccagcaaatgtttcacctttcagagtcatcatagtaagttcgtagtttaaactgtctgagttgccttagaggtaaacgtagacttcatcggcaggtcgttttttgaaaacgtcccaaacagttgcttgataatattttattttcaacattttatacaggtctgtttttactttttagagAAAAAACTGGGGGAGGCACGGGCcaccccggcccctccccttgctacggcactggtttgatgttccagatgatagatatcggatcctgcctatttccaggcctggggcctgtttctcaaaagtcccgaaacttttcgggccaatatcgggtaccacaattccctttatatcttcgcaacgccgaagttctaagccttcaaacttcgcaatcctctcgatttttcttatattaaaagcATGTAAATAGATCATCTTTTCAAATcgagcggattgcagtttgacaactagcttttcgggcccgaaaagttctcgggatgTTCGacaaacgggcccctggtctattcactttctagattaacggctgttattcatcagtttacttcaaccgattagtgaagattttgcctcaagatccattagacttttgaaaactaataaggcgtttggccttgataaaattagtgcgcgtctcttaaaagattcagtggacgttattactcctttaacaaatttacagataaatattgttaactatttacatgaatgtgaacttcaataaaatgcttgaaacgttaatttttaacggtcttatgcacagtatttatatcaaatacacatcccataaccataaacaggttatgaaaagcgggggcagctctagtgatcactatatTTCTAGTTATAAATAGAGAGCCTGTATAAAGTATACGTAAGGCGTTTATAAAGGTACATTCGCCTTCTGACAAGTCTTACGATTTAACCATATCGAGCTCAAGAGTAAAAAAAGGTATATATTTTGCTACGCCTCTGATAATCATTACATTGATTCAATATTTATATAGACTTGACTGATTCAGATTTCAACAGATCCATGCAACCAATTCTCGAGTTGACGGTTATAAGAGAAAAGCAAAACGGTAAGCTTTGACTTTTATCGTCCCT
This genomic stretch from Acropora muricata isolate sample 2 chromosome 5, ASM3666990v1, whole genome shotgun sequence harbors:
- the LOC136917633 gene encoding uncharacterized protein, with amino-acid sequence MAWKRLRPSALCTVCKSLYIGALISILAATITGALYSLLTYVGYQTEYKCEYHQIEAIPLKIQWIRTISEVIACVFLYSWFPVGMLFLFRPYQLSGIKRHIALVAFLLFCLDALYRLALQVLQISHSKLTTVQTLPLNAIFLIHVFFQVYFIVNHFRAPSKGRRVYLFLKMILPSFFTLLLGILITAFIYPWCNNAKDEGKLLIALFAPLSGVIFKGISRICVQRLWNITHPGYSYVLLVPSYFGSAVIFRVLQADLDSFKSIATIGIIHGSVEVIERSTIVFIDHICHMIWKRSSAPWGHFRTPRRERLMADVVIISMLYEAAAIVSVNSAWFLYQWVYIEGDFPLHLFVRFALRTSIAMMIEWFFSSVSLAIVTRYQNMAAMAVWRKRWKRHLLVALVYTVPLAVWTSKYVLQILSERFDDPKQSCKMPFT